A section of the Drosophila subobscura isolate 14011-0131.10 chromosome A, UCBerk_Dsub_1.0, whole genome shotgun sequence genome encodes:
- the LOC117895632 gene encoding ribokinase — protein MSEELEVLVFGSAIIDFICYTPRLPKAGETLHGHKFQTGYGGKGANQCVAAARQGSRTAMVAKLGGDTFGSDYLRQLREENVNVSHVHQVAGQSTGIAQIAVSDGGENNIIIVVGANNELDANDVFLAKELFSEAKVLVCQLETPIAATLQALRCFKGVSIVNAAPAMEQTPPELLQLSSIFCVNESEAAIMTGVGSVSSINEASKACKRLIEMGANTVILTLGPLGAVWGGKEAPGKFQHVAAPQVSNVVDTTGAGDAFIGALAHNLARFPERSLNAHIAAACAVASQSVQLPGTQSSFPRA, from the exons ATGAGCGAGGAACTTGAGGTTCTGGTATTCGGTTCGGCCATCATAGATTTCATCTG CTACACGCCTCGCCTGCCCAAGGCCGGGGAAACGCTTCACGGACACAAATTCCAGACGGGCTACGGCGGCAAGGGTGCCAACCAGTGTGTGGCAGCCGCCAGGCAGGGCTCCAGGACGGCCATGGTGGCCAAACTGGGCGGCGATACCTTTGGCAGCGACTACCTGCGCCAGCTGCGGGAGGAGAACGTCAATGTGAGCCACGTGCATCAGGTGGCGGGCCAGAGCACGGGCATTGCCCAGATCGCAGTCTCCGATGGTGGCGAGAACAACATCATTATTGTTGTGGGTGCGAACAACGAGCTGGACGCCAATGACGTCTTCCTCGCCAAGGAGCTGTTCTCCGAGGCCAAGGTACTCGTGTGCCAGCTGGAGACGCCCATTGCAGCCACACTGCAGGCGCTGCGCTGCTTCAAGGGTGTGTCCATTGTGAACGCCGCTCCGGCCATGGAGCAAACGCCGCCAGAGCTGTTGCAGCTTTCCAGCATCTTCTGCGTAAACGAGAGCGAAGCCGCCATAATGACGGGCGTGGGCAGCGTGAGCAGCATAAA CGAAGCCAGCAAAGCCTGCAAGCGGCTCATTGAGATGGGTGCCAACACGGTTATTCTCACACTGGGACCACTGGGCGCTGTGTGGGGTGGCAAGGAGGCGCCCGGCAAGTTTCAGCATGTCGCCGCTCCCCAGGTCAGCAATGTGGTGGACACAACGGGCGCGGGAGACGCTTTCATCGGTGCCTTGGCCCACAACCTGGCCCGCTTCCCCGAACGATCGCTCAACGCACACATCGCGGCCGCCTGTGCGGTGGCCTCGCAGTCTGTCCAGCTGCCAGGCACCCAGTCGAGCTTCCCACGCGCCTAG
- the LOC117895638 gene encoding vacuolar protein sorting-associated protein 37C, with the protein MPTTRNSSKQAASPQDNRRIAGGGGLVPEEEAANMPNLSTLSLDELKQLDRDPEFFDDFIEEMSVVQHLNEELDSMMNQVENISRENESKGSHLVELKRRLSDDYTALKTLGEKCDQLNKKYLKKSEEYAPQHIRELLQIAASNADADCDRHVEHFLNGKIDVQTFLNTYQSSKKISSERKAKEERLGTQLSALERAGI; encoded by the exons ATGCCCACCACACGCAATTCGTCGAAGCAGGCGGCGTCGCCGCAGGACAACAGGCGCAttgctggcggtggcggactggtgccagaggaggaggcagccaaCATGCCCAACCTGTCCACACTGTCGCTGGACGAGCTGAAGCAGCTGGACAGGGATCCGGAGTTCTTCGACGATTTCATCGAGGAGATGTCTGTGGTGCAACATCTAAACGAGGAGCTGGACTCGATGATGAACCAAGTGGAGAATATATCAC GTGAAAATGAGAGCAAGGGCAGCCATCTGGTGGAGCTGAAACGTCGCCTCAGCGATGACTACACTGCCCTGAAAACGCTGGGCGAGAAGTGCGACCAGCTGAATAAGAAGTACTTGAAGAAATCGGAGGAATATGCCCCCCAGCACATACGC GAATTACTCCAAATTGCTGCCTCGAATGCCGACGCCGATTGCGATCGTCATGTGGAGCACTTTCTCAATGGAAAGATCGATGTGCAGACCTTCCTCAATACCTATCAGAGCTCGAAGAAGATCAGCTCGGAGCGCAAGGCCAAGGAGGAGCGACTGGGCACACAGCTGAGCGCCCTGGAGCGTGCCGGTATTTAG
- the LOC117895651 gene encoding uncharacterized protein LOC117895651 has protein sequence MALFEMKWLRRLVRRNTSPIPEHRAEMWKRRLSIGYAILAWNAFGLVCYMVYTGRNDWAKYHGIKTEEEMALSPAQQLARHIKVEGTGKIIRYSGFRKVEEIPFDSSTVDRVKE, from the coding sequence aTGGCACTTTTTGAGATGAAATGGCTACGGCGCTTGGTGCGGCGCAACACAAGCCCCATTCCGGAGCACCGTGCCGAAATGTGGAAGCGCCGCCTCAGCATTGGCTATGCGATTCTGGCCTGGAACGCCTTCGGCCTGGTCTGCTACATGGTCTACACAGGACGCAACGACTGGGCAAAGTACCATGGTATCAAGACGGAGGAGGAAATGGCCTTGTCGCCGGCCCAACAGTTAGCCAGGCACATTAAAGTGGAGGGAACTGGCAAAATCATACGCTACTCGGGCTTCAGGAAGGTGGAGGAGATACCATTCGACTCTAGCACTGTGGATAGAGTTAAGGAGTAA